In a genomic window of bacterium:
- a CDS encoding HAD-IA family hydrolase encodes MKTRFDLMIFDLDGTLADTFPDVSAGINHAVRKMGRPELTEEQMRSAIGPGGDEFIRAVLQESGDSDKKVFLEFFREYYDIHCLDSTLPFSGIRDVLSSLSSVCLTVATNKPRNHAKKILSGLNLDAYFKAVCTPDNGVKEKPDPEMLFSLLDTFGVEPHRVLLVGDTERDITAGRRAGVKVCGVKYGYGDSGMLQNLKPDYLIDSPAELLDIVLHSSNLGDKYNYEN; translated from the coding sequence ATGAAAACGAGATTTGACTTGATGATTTTTGACCTTGACGGAACTCTGGCCGATACTTTTCCTGATGTGTCTGCCGGTATTAATCATGCTGTCAGAAAAATGGGCAGGCCGGAACTTACAGAAGAACAGATGAGAAGTGCTATTGGGCCCGGGGGAGATGAATTTATTCGTGCAGTATTGCAGGAAAGCGGCGATTCGGATAAAAAAGTTTTTCTTGAATTTTTCAGAGAATACTATGACATCCACTGTCTCGATTCCACACTGCCGTTCTCAGGTATTCGGGATGTGCTGTCAAGCCTCTCTTCTGTTTGTTTGACAGTTGCGACTAACAAACCCCGAAACCATGCGAAAAAAATACTTTCAGGATTGAATCTTGATGCTTATTTTAAGGCAGTATGTACACCGGATAACGGAGTAAAGGAAAAACCTGATCCTGAGATGCTTTTTTCTCTTCTTGATACATTCGGTGTTGAACCGCATCGGGTTCTTTTAGTAGGAGATACTGAACGCGACATTACTGCAGGCCGCAGAGCAGGTGTTAAAGTGTGCGGAGTAAAGTACGGATACGGAGATTCCGGAATGCTTCAAAATCTTAAACCCGATTATCTTATTGATTCTCCGGCGGAATTATTAGATATTGTACTGCATTCTTCTAACTTAGGAGACAAGTATAACTATGAGAATTGA